A stretch of the Chelonoidis abingdonii isolate Lonesome George chromosome 11, CheloAbing_2.0, whole genome shotgun sequence genome encodes the following:
- the LOC116826562 gene encoding histone H3 produces the protein MARTKQTARKSTGGKAPRKQLATKAARKSAPATGGVKKPHRYRPGTVALREIRRYQKSTELLIRKLPFQRLVREIAQDFKTDLRFQSSAVMALQEASEAYLVGLFEDTNLCAIHAKRVTIMPKDIQLARRIRGERA, from the coding sequence ATGGCTCGTACTAAGCAGACGGCTCGTAAATCCACCGGCGGGAAAGCGCCCCGCAAGCAGCTCGCCACTAAGGCTGCTCGGAAGAGCGCCCCCGCCACGGGTGGGGTGAAGAAGCCCCATCGCTACCGCCCCGGAACCGTGGCCCTGCGGGAAATCCGCCGCTACCAGAAATCTACCGAGCTGCTGATCCGCAAGCTgcccttccagcgcctggtgcgGGAGATCGCCCAGGACTTCAAGACGGATCTGCGCTTCCAGAGCTCTGCTGTCATGGCCCTGCAGGAGGCGAGCGAGGCTTACCTGGTGGGGCTCTTCGAGGACACCAACCTGTGCGCCATCCACGCCAAGCGAGTCACCATTATGCCCAAGGACATCCAGCTGGCGCGCCGCATCCGCGGGGAGAGGGCCTAG